The following proteins come from a genomic window of Novosphingobium aromaticivorans DSM 12444:
- a CDS encoding proton-conducting transporter membrane subunit, producing MSQTTVNATAVPSRTPVIRALSFSRADLPVLALGMLLAAAMADGHAVLTTAGVALAGLSLLVTVVVLVFARRQLRADPRAGAFARMAVGLALATMLMGLAADALLLAAAWIVTGRLMAGMIGHVGDSGEARSAARRASLSFAVSDLALVTAVLFLAIGAKSTGIAAIGAAVPTMAVGYLMPAAFLLAIAALARCALPPFSTWLMRSLAAPTPVSALMHAGFVNAGGFLMVRFAPVIEAATAARFMLFTVGIMAALFGSAIMLVRNDVKGSLAASTVSQMGFMLLTVALGAYAAALWHMVAHGVFKAWLFLGSAGTVSSAPARAKALPQPWPAAIALVTMVGAYALIQTGEGGVLLPVGLACTALLSALTVGLRSVSRSAVGLVVAAVPVMLIALNAAALAVMSALQDNAALPLIHDYAQFALLSLFLAGWVAQQRVASGERNLPPALFARLFHAGNLSA from the coding sequence ATGAGCCAGACGACCGTCAACGCAACCGCAGTTCCCTCCCGAACGCCTGTCATTCGTGCACTGTCATTTTCGCGTGCCGATCTTCCGGTGCTTGCACTCGGCATGCTCCTTGCTGCTGCAATGGCCGATGGCCACGCGGTTCTGACCACAGCGGGCGTGGCCCTGGCAGGGTTGTCTTTGCTGGTGACCGTTGTCGTGCTGGTGTTCGCGCGTCGCCAACTGCGCGCCGATCCGCGCGCGGGGGCGTTTGCCCGCATGGCCGTGGGCCTTGCTCTTGCCACGATGCTGATGGGCCTTGCCGCCGATGCGCTCCTGCTGGCGGCGGCGTGGATCGTGACCGGGCGGCTGATGGCTGGAATGATCGGCCATGTAGGCGACTCGGGAGAAGCCCGCTCGGCCGCACGGCGTGCGAGCCTGTCTTTCGCGGTGAGCGATCTGGCGCTGGTGACCGCGGTCCTGTTTCTGGCGATCGGCGCGAAATCCACCGGGATCGCCGCGATCGGCGCAGCAGTGCCCACCATGGCCGTCGGGTACCTGATGCCGGCGGCATTCCTGCTTGCCATCGCCGCACTGGCGCGCTGTGCCTTGCCGCCGTTCTCGACCTGGCTGATGCGTTCGCTTGCCGCGCCAACGCCGGTGTCGGCCCTAATGCATGCGGGCTTCGTCAACGCCGGCGGCTTTCTGATGGTCCGCTTCGCGCCGGTTATCGAAGCGGCCACGGCGGCCCGGTTCATGCTCTTCACCGTCGGGATCATGGCTGCGCTGTTCGGCAGTGCGATCATGCTCGTCCGCAACGACGTGAAAGGTTCGCTGGCTGCATCGACCGTCTCCCAGATGGGCTTCATGCTGCTGACTGTGGCGTTGGGCGCTTATGCCGCAGCATTGTGGCACATGGTGGCGCATGGGGTGTTCAAGGCCTGGCTGTTCCTTGGTTCGGCAGGCACCGTCTCGAGCGCCCCAGCCCGCGCCAAGGCGTTGCCCCAGCCCTGGCCCGCCGCGATTGCGCTTGTCACCATGGTCGGCGCGTACGCGTTGATCCAGACGGGCGAAGGAGGCGTGCTGCTCCCGGTAGGCCTGGCCTGCACCGCGCTGCTCAGCGCGCTGACGGTCGGCCTGCGGTCCGTTTCGCGCAGCGCGGTGGGGCTCGTGGTGGCCGCAGTTCCGGTGATGCTGATCGCGCTGAATGCGGCTGCGCTGGCGGTGATGTCGGCCTTGCAGGACAATGCCGCGCTGCCCTTGATCCACGATTACGCGCAGTTCGCCCTGCTCTCGCTGTTTCTGGCGGGATGGGTGGCCCAGCAGCGCGTCGCCAGTGGCGAGCGCAACCTGCCACCAGCGCTGTTCGCCCGCCTGTTCCATGCCGGAAATCTCTCGGCCTGA
- a CDS encoding LysR substrate-binding domain-containing protein: protein MALRNLDVDLLRCFVTIADTGSFTRAGERLGRTQSAISLQLKRLEEQLGRTLFVRSPRSLAITPNGERLIGPARQILRLHDATVAEMFEPDIAGSVRIGVPEDFATAHLPSVLAAFAEAHPLVELEVTCDLTLNLLERFHAGHFDLVLVKRQPTQERHEGVRVWREPLVWVARDRKSAVDYSRVPLVVSPEPCVYRKRATEALDAMGRPWRTAYTSTSLAGSLSAVRAGLGITVLPLEMVPSSLTAVGPEAGLPALYDTEIALIEAAGLSDTAHRLAQHIIAALERGRGT from the coding sequence ATGGCCCTGCGTAATCTTGATGTCGATCTGCTCCGCTGCTTCGTAACCATCGCGGATACCGGCAGCTTCACGCGGGCCGGGGAACGGCTGGGCCGGACGCAATCGGCCATTTCGCTGCAGCTGAAGCGACTGGAGGAACAGCTCGGCCGAACGCTCTTCGTGCGCAGTCCGCGCAGTTTGGCGATCACGCCCAATGGCGAAAGGCTGATCGGGCCTGCGCGCCAGATCCTGCGCCTGCACGATGCCACCGTGGCCGAGATGTTCGAACCGGACATCGCCGGGTCGGTGCGCATCGGCGTGCCGGAGGATTTTGCAACGGCGCACCTTCCCTCGGTGCTCGCAGCCTTTGCCGAAGCGCATCCGCTGGTCGAACTGGAAGTGACCTGCGACCTCACGCTCAACCTGCTCGAACGCTTTCATGCCGGGCATTTCGATCTCGTGCTGGTCAAGCGCCAGCCCACGCAGGAGCGACACGAGGGCGTGCGCGTCTGGCGCGAACCGCTGGTTTGGGTGGCACGCGACCGAAAGTCCGCCGTCGACTATTCGCGGGTGCCGCTGGTGGTCTCGCCCGAACCCTGCGTCTATCGCAAGCGCGCGACTGAGGCGCTGGACGCTATGGGGCGGCCGTGGCGCACCGCCTATACCTCAACCAGCCTTGCTGGCAGTCTTTCCGCTGTGCGGGCCGGACTTGGGATCACGGTTCTGCCGCTTGAGATGGTCCCGTCCTCCCTGACGGCCGTGGGCCCCGAGGCGGGCCTGCCGGCGCTATACGATACCGAAATCGCACTGATAGAGGCCGCTGGCCTTTCAGATACCGCACACCGCCTCGCACAGCACATCATCGCAGCGCTCGAGCGGGGGCGCGGCACCTGA